A DNA window from Anaerocolumna sp. AGMB13020 contains the following coding sequences:
- a CDS encoding IS3 family transposase, which translates to MLLKKTRGDRKEAVLSLIRHESIYQAIKEENEKYGYPIHTLCKLGGISRSAYYKWINRNIPACETENRRIADIIERIHEESPDKGYRRIRDDLERYHDIKVNDKRVLRICRNRNIKSTIKYSSYGCTRQAVNPYYIAENLLNREFKADAPNRKWLTDVTEFHYYIGIEKHKVYLSAIFDLYDRRIVSYIIRDNNNNSLVFDTFDAAIETNPGVCPLFHSDRGFQYTNRIFRSKVESAGMTQSMSRVAKCIDNGPMEGFWGIIKRERYYGKRFTSKKAVVEMIEKYMKYYNNKRLQRNLGVLTPMEKHELYLQAA; encoded by the coding sequence ATCCTTCTTAAAAAAACTCGAGGAGATAGAAAGGAGGCGGTATTAAGCCTGATTCGCCATGAAAGTATTTACCAGGCAATCAAAGAGGAAAACGAAAAATACGGCTATCCTATACATACTTTATGTAAGCTTGGTGGTATTTCCCGCTCTGCATACTATAAGTGGATAAACAGGAATATCCCCGCATGCGAAACCGAAAACAGGCGCATAGCAGATATCATTGAACGGATCCATGAGGAATCCCCAGATAAAGGGTATCGAAGAATCCGGGATGACCTGGAACGGTATCATGATATAAAAGTAAATGATAAACGCGTATTGAGAATCTGCCGGAATCGGAATATAAAATCAACAATCAAGTACTCTAGTTATGGATGTACAAGACAAGCAGTAAACCCATACTACATAGCAGAAAATTTACTCAACCGCGAGTTTAAAGCGGATGCACCCAACAGGAAATGGCTTACCGATGTAACTGAATTTCACTATTACATTGGTATCGAAAAGCATAAAGTCTATCTTAGCGCCATATTTGATTTGTATGACCGTCGGATTGTATCGTACATCATTCGTGACAACAACAATAATTCGTTAGTCTTTGATACATTTGATGCTGCGATTGAGACCAACCCAGGTGTTTGCCCACTATTTCATAGTGACAGAGGATTTCAATATACAAACAGGATTTTCCGTTCAAAAGTTGAATCAGCAGGAATGACTCAGAGTATGTCAAGAGTGGCAAAGTGCATTGACAATGGGCCAATGGAAGGGTTTTGGGGAATTATTAAAAGAGAGCGTTATTATGGAAAACGTTTTACGAGTAAGAAAGCAGTTGTTGAAATGATCGAGAAATATATGAAATACTATAACAATAAACGCTTACAAAGAAATCTAGGTGTATTAACTCCGATGGAGAAACATGAGTTATATCTACAGGCAGCATAA
- a CDS encoding transposase: MGRKAKFSFEIKINIVQRYLSGKTSANHEAQLLGISGTRILEWISLYQSLGEEGLITTSQNTAYSSDTKKNAVLDYLNGKGSYSELCRKYGIRSSSQLRNWILKYNGHEKLKASGTGGPIMTKGRNTTFDERVEIVQYCIAHNHNYRETAEKHQISYQQARNYTIKYESDGVEALNDSRGKRKSKEQMNELEKLQAENKILRAEKERAEMEVSFLKKLEEIERRRY, from the coding sequence ATGGGAAGAAAAGCTAAGTTTTCTTTCGAAATAAAGATAAATATTGTTCAAAGATATTTATCAGGTAAGACCTCTGCTAATCATGAAGCGCAGTTATTAGGTATCAGCGGGACACGCATTTTGGAGTGGATTTCTTTATATCAATCTTTGGGAGAAGAAGGTCTTATTACTACTTCCCAGAATACCGCTTATTCTTCGGATACAAAAAAAAATGCTGTACTAGATTATCTAAATGGTAAGGGTTCCTATTCTGAACTCTGCAGAAAATATGGAATTCGTTCATCATCCCAACTACGAAACTGGATTTTGAAGTATAATGGTCATGAGAAGCTGAAAGCTTCCGGAACAGGAGGCCCTATTATGACCAAAGGTAGAAACACCACATTTGATGAGCGAGTGGAAATAGTACAGTATTGTATTGCACATAATCACAATTACAGAGAAACAGCAGAAAAACACCAGATATCCTATCAGCAGGCACGCAATTACACCATTAAATATGAATCAGATGGAGTTGAAGCTTTAAATGATAGTCGTGGAAAAAGGAAATCGAAAGAACAAATGAACGAGTTAGAGAAACTCCAGGCTGAAAACAAGATTTTGAGAGCAGAAAAAGAACGAGCCGAAATGGAGGTATCCTTCTTAAAAAAACTCGAGGAGATAGAAAGGAGGCGGTATTAA
- a CDS encoding LysM peptidoglycan-binding domain-containing protein, translating to MYIHIVQPGDTITSIANAYGISPERLALENDLLEPDNLTLGEALLILQPSITYIVQRGDTLESISLSQQTDILELLRNNPWVSDRGLYIGEEIVIRYADTRAAAIEINGFTYPFIDKEVLIKALPYLTYLSVYAYQVTRNGSLIGIDDSEVVRIARSYGVAPIMFITASPEGNNIDTEIAHILITNSEVQKAFIDNLLLTLGNKGYYGINIDTPYIQPLDRQPYVEFINTVTKRLNQEGYMVSITIAPSTFEAATGITYEGVDYIGLSRAANSVLYQLTYEWKAPTTLPISVLPFDAVLNTINKAVIQLTPQKSILGFTNIGYLWEFPYFAAITEANFINYFSAIELANDTGSVIQFNEPSQTSYFRYLNNNQEYIAWFKDIRTLQLFLSYAQNLGMQGFSVWNVMYFITNTWLLINTQYEIKKLAI from the coding sequence TTCAGCCTGGTGATACAATAACTTCAATTGCAAATGCTTATGGGATTTCGCCTGAAAGGCTCGCGCTGGAAAACGACCTCTTAGAACCGGATAATCTCACCCTGGGGGAAGCACTTTTAATATTGCAGCCTTCTATCACTTATATTGTTCAAAGGGGTGATACCCTTGAAAGCATCTCCCTTTCTCAACAGACGGATATACTGGAACTGCTCCGCAATAATCCATGGGTATCTGACAGGGGACTCTATATAGGGGAAGAAATCGTTATCCGCTATGCTGATACCAGGGCCGCAGCCATAGAAATAAATGGATTCACCTACCCTTTTATTGATAAGGAGGTATTAATAAAGGCTTTGCCATACCTTACCTACCTATCGGTTTACGCTTACCAGGTCACCCGAAACGGAAGTCTTATAGGAATTGATGATAGTGAAGTCGTCAGAATAGCAAGAAGTTATGGGGTTGCCCCTATCATGTTTATAACCGCATCACCGGAAGGGAACAACATAGATACCGAAATTGCCCATATCTTAATTACCAATTCGGAAGTGCAGAAGGCGTTTATAGACAATCTCCTTTTAACACTGGGAAATAAGGGTTATTACGGAATAAACATAGATACCCCTTATATACAGCCGCTGGATAGGCAGCCCTACGTGGAATTTATAAATACAGTAACAAAACGACTTAATCAGGAAGGTTACATGGTATCCATAACAATTGCTCCAAGTACCTTTGAAGCAGCAACCGGAATTACTTATGAAGGAGTGGATTACATCGGATTAAGCAGAGCCGCCAATTCTGTACTATATCAGTTGACCTATGAGTGGAAGGCCCCCACAACTCTTCCTATTAGTGTGCTGCCCTTTGATGCTGTGCTTAACACCATCAATAAAGCAGTTATACAGCTTACTCCACAAAAGAGTATTCTGGGCTTTACAAATATCGGATACCTTTGGGAATTTCCCTATTTTGCAGCAATTACTGAAGCAAATTTTATCAATTATTTTTCGGCAATCGAGCTGGCCAATGATACTGGTTCTGTCATACAGTTTAATGAACCTTCCCAAACCTCATATTTTCGTTATTTAAATAATAACCAAGAATATATCGCATGGTTTAAAGATATCAGAACTCTGCAGCTGTTCTTGTCCTATGCTCAAAATCTAGGAATGCAGGGTTTCTCAGTGTGGAATGTAATGTATTTTATAACTAATACCTGGTTACTAATAAATACACAGTATGAAATCAAGAAATTAGCAATATAA